In Salvia miltiorrhiza cultivar Shanhuang (shh) chromosome 4, IMPLAD_Smil_shh, whole genome shotgun sequence, the DNA window ataaatgaataaacaaactgaaaattcagaaaataaataaactggaaataaataaataaataaataaactgaaaatttgaaaataaataaataaataaactgtaaatttgaaaataaataaataaataaactgaaattcaaaaaataaataaaccggaattaaataaataaataaactgaaaattcgaaaataaataaataaattaattaaaatctggaaaattattttttttagaaaataaataaactggaattaaataaataaataaactgaaaattcgaaaataaataaataaattaattaaaatctggaaaattattatttttagaaaataaataaactggaaataaataaataaataaactgaaaattcgaaaataaatgaataaataaacagaaaatttagaaaataaataaactggaaataaataaataaataaactgaaaattcataaaataaataaaatggaattaaataaataaataaactgaaaattcgaaaataagtaaataaactgaaaattcagaaattaaataagcttgaaataaataaataattaaacttaaaatttgaaaataaataaactggaaataaataaataaataaactgaaaatttgaaaataaataaaaaataaataaactggaaataaataaatgaataaataaactggaattaaaatattcagaagataaataaataaataaataaactgaaaattgaaaaataaataaactgaaaatttgaaaataaataaactgaaaattcagaaaataaataaactgaaaataaataaatgaataaataaactggaattaaaattttcagaaaataaataaataaataaactgaaaattgaaaaataaataaactgaaaattcgaaaataaataaactaaaaattcagaaaataaataaactggatttaaaattttcagaaaataaataaataaataaactgaaaactggaaaataaattttttagacaaagggtagtaatttaaagtaaagagagagggtaaaagggtacaaaaagcacaatagggctttaattggtggacaaaaatttaagggcaagtagggctttaattggtggacggagggagtagtattctctatgtcccacttatcttggcacATTTGCTTTAGACATATAATTAAGAATAATACTCTCTTTGTCCCACTCTAAATGAccctatttctattttgggttgtcccactccaaatgacttttttctttttttgtcaatacactctctctttatacttaatatttaaacaattttcactaacccactttatctactttatacccattttatctactttatacatggagtatttcttaatctctgtgccgatAAATTTAGGGCCATTTGgtttgggacggatggagtataaggttaagagtgtaaagtgggtCAGGctcacttattttatgtgtgtggAAAAAATAGAGATCACACATTTTATTTGGAAAGTGTTATTATAAATGagacaaattaaaaagaaaagtgtgtCAAGATAAGTGTAACGGTGGGAGTAAtaagtggattttttttttttttggttaagtaccaaatacccccccaacgttggggcccctatcgcgtatagaaccctatagtcagggtaggcactgtttactacctcaacgtggctaaacctaagcaaatccccccctgCGTTTTAACACCGGTAAGTCACCGTtaaaaaaactatttttttaaatttttaattaagatggtctctctctctctctccctccccccctcccccatcGAGCATCATTTCCCGGCGAGAGAACATTGCCCCTCCGTCGTGGTCTCCACCTTCCTAGACGACGCTAACCCCGTGGAGCCCGCCGTAGCCGGTCCGGCCTCCCCGGTGGGCCAAGTTCCCGCCGGAGGAATCACCCACCACGAACACTCTCCCGAAATCAATTCCCTCCCGCAGCCACTCATCACCGCCGCCGTCAGCCAGCAGAGCCTGCTGCTGCAGCCACTTGAGAGAGCTGAGCACATCCTCTACAGCGGCGGGGAGCCTGTGCTCCGGCGCTAGCCGGTAGTCAAGCGCCACCACCATGACCTGCAGGGCAGAGGCAAGGCAGAGGCAGCAAGTGTGGTGGTGGGGCAACCACCCCCATGGAAGAAGTAGAGAACGGGGAGGGCAGCGACGAGGGTGGAGCGGGGCTTGTagaggcggaggtggaggtTGTGTTGGTTGTCATAAGCAGTCTTTCCAGACAGCGGTGCCATCATCCTCCACTTTGGCGGGGAATTGAATATCGTGGGTGCGGGAAATGGCGCCGCCGGGGAGGCCGGACCGGCTACGGCGGGCTCCACGGGGTTAGCGTCGTCTAGGAAGGTGGAGACCACGGCAGAGGGGCGATATTCTCTCGCCACGGATgcggggagggggagggggggaggggggagagagagagaccatcttaattaaaaattttaaaaaaataatttttttaacggtgacttaacggtgttaaaacgcaGGGGGAATTTGCTTAAGTTTAGCCACGTTGAAGTAGTAAACAACgcctaccctgactatagggtcctatacgcgataggggccccaacgttgggggtatttgatacttaaccctttttttttaatgtaatttcatgtatcttttttatttgaaaGATAAAAGAGGAATccttagttttatttatttatttatttggcgTGTGGAAGTGATGAATCCTTTATGATATTCATATTCTACATATAATAATCTCGACCCCACACTCTTCGCAAAATTCAAGGTTTCCAAATCATTGATTTCAACGAGaggaaaatatgaaaaataacgAAATCTAGATTGTTTACCACGCTTTGTGGAATGTGTTATTGGGATTGTCCAAATATATTCGTATTTACTTCACATGATGTATTTAAACTTCAACGTAACATGAAAATACAGCTATTTGGTGATGACAGCTTTTGTCTAAATTCCTAACTAATCTACCACCAATCATCACATCAACagataaatcaaattttgtttGATTAAATAAACGAAGAGAAGAGGTGAGtgagatcaattttttttatgacgTAGATAATCGCAATTCGCAAGTTTATGAAtgttacttcctccgtcccgtTTCAAATTAAATGATCCAAAAAACTTAGGTATAGAGATTAAAAGATATgtgataaaaaatataaaatagtggtgaaacaacttaaaaagtagtgttaaacgtctaattttatttttaaatttgagttggattatttgaagtgggacaatccaaaataaaaattggaacatttgaaatgggacggagggagtactttttagcAAAGAAAATACACCGTATACCGTAAATTACAACAAAATATCATGTGAAAATTATGCTACTTATAGAAAAATCTATAACCGCATAAATAAAACCTAATTATTGCCACACTAAAAAGGTGGTTACAAGTAAATCAACCATACCTACCACATTAATAATTTAAAGGTTAAAATCAACAAGACAAACATCTCCATCAAAACCTAAAAATGTGGTCTATTCTTGATCCTAAATATTGGCCTTTTTGCCAAGATAAATAGAACAACTtgcaatttatatgtatatatatttctgCAATGGTTTTATACAACACATTGAGTCTTTAAACTCTGAAAAAACAAACCAATAGAAACAAAAATGGAGACACACAATTATACATTTGTTAAGAATATCATATGTGTACATCTACTTACCCTATTATGTGTTATACTATAATTTCTCATTCATATCATAGGAAGAGATCTTGTCCTAATCTAGAAGACTCTTTCCCCAGTAGCATAGAGATTCCAGAATATGGCTGTAGCAAAATAAAGACATGCTGTAAGAGTTAAGAATGCCTGAAATGAACCTAGCCACTGCACAAAGATTCCTGTCCCAATTGTGCTGATGATTGCTGCCAGTGTTCCTGCAGAATTCGAGAGCCCTGTGGAAGAAAAAAGGTCGTCATTAGGCGCGATCTTAGTTATACCATCGAGTGTGTGAATGAAGAGCACGTACCATGGAGGAATCCTGCACATTGTGGCGCGATATCCTGATGAAAACGAGTGGAACCAATTTAGTAGTGAAGGAATCTTGCTGTCGTGTAGACTCTATGATGCAATGAAGCGAAAAAAGACACTTACTTGCATGTTGAGTAGAAAGCCGGCTTGACTGAAGGAGCTCAGGCTGAGGGCCGCTGTTAAGAACACGGCTGCAGTTGTAGGAGTTCGGACGTAGTTTAAGCAAAGCAATGCAATCCCAGGGCCAATGAAACCGATTGACTGTCATGAGCAGAAGGGCGAGTTAGGAAATAATATCAAGATCGGCGAGTAGCCTGAGGTTCATTTCATGTTGTAGAACGTTTACCTGCATGATTTTCCTAGCTGATGTGGTGGAATAACCCGATTTGATTAAGTAGTCCGATGCTGCCCCAGCGATGTAGCCTGAGAGCGCCATTGTTCCCCAGGGAACTGCACTGAACCAAGCTGCTTGCTTCAAGTTAACGTCGAACACCTAACATTTCAGCAGAAACATTACATCTCCGATGCCACTAGAAATCGCGTAGAAAGAGATGAAGCAACAGTACTCACGGTTTTGAAATAAACAGGCATCCATGATAGAAGAACAAAGTAGCCCTGCATTGAGAAGAAAACTCGACGTTCATTATGTTACTCAAGAGAATATCATAAGTTCATGACCATGAGAGCTTTAACTTCACGAATGGGCAGGAAAAGGAAGTAGAAACGGAATGAGGAAAAGAAAACGAACCCAGTTATTTGTGATGTTAGCAAAGATTATTGCCCATGTTGGTAGCTTAGATAAGAGAAGCCTTAGTGGTGGAGGGCTGCCCTTGATGGCAGAGGAATCGCCTTTCCCTGCTTGGATTAACCGCAGTTCAGATTTACTGATTGATCCACAGTCTTGGGGGTCGTTTGTGACCATAAAACTCCACGTAAGCAACCAGAGGAGCCCGAGGGCAGTAAAGAGGACGAAAGGGCCAGAAATTCCTATAGATTGCATCAGCAACGGAGCCAAGACCAACCCCACTACATTCCCGAGCTGGAATCCTCCCATGGATAATCCAACAGCAGTAGCTCGTTCGTGGTTTGGAAACCATCTGATAGGAAAAACGCAGTCAAGAGCAGCACTATCCATATTACA includes these proteins:
- the LOC131022568 gene encoding probable anion transporter 3, chloroplastic yields the protein MMAGVAPLKSQARPALSRPSLRPAIHSGPVGLAASRSFPNSQVKKWRSLSSTCGGRLQAIPLEWKNGAERRRVCAPVRCAAEGIERGLFMGREESGFAAAERFKVVALVAAVMCLCNADRVVMSVAVVPLAAKYGWSTAFLGIVQSSFLWGYMFSSIIGGALVDKYGGKKVIAWGAAFWSLATLLTPWAANHSTNSLLAVRAFFGLAEGVALPAMNHLLSRWFPNHERATAVGLSMGGFQLGNVVGLVLAPLLMQSIGISGPFVLFTALGLLWLLTWSFMVTNDPQDCGSISKSELRLIQAGKGDSSAIKGSPPPLRLLLSKLPTWAIIFANITNNWGYFVLLSWMPVYFKTVFDVNLKQAAWFSAVPWGTMALSGYIAGAASDYLIKSGYSTTSARKIMQSIGFIGPGIALLCLNYVRTPTTAAVFLTAALSLSSFSQAGFLLNMQDIAPQCAGFLHGLSNSAGTLAAIISTIGTGIFVQWLGSFQAFLTLTACLYFATAIFWNLYATGERVF